In a single window of the Platichthys flesus chromosome 5, fPlaFle2.1, whole genome shotgun sequence genome:
- the LOC133954039 gene encoding B-cell receptor CD22-like → MSVTAAASGFVVLLLTVTVVQCENGWDVSYTSTEICAVRGSTVDITCTYTYPSTFNNHDTTVQETIWFIKESNGIYVDLRTDPEYSGRVENLCGNNKCTLRISNLRESDSAVYKFRFTTNQPTGSLTGSAGVTLSVTDPQLQVHVRRSTANPSSTWTELTCHSRCQLPDHLSYVWYNNNKPVGRKKYFHLRHFNPEDSYHCAIEGQERFTSPTVYAAKPPSVSVSPSGEIMEGSSVTLTCSSDANPAAKYTWYKENQTLLNRTAQLVFSSIRSSDSGEYYCAAENENTASKRVLINVKYAPQSSSVSVSPSGEIMEGSSVTLTCSSDANPAAHYTWYKENRTLLQGPEGVYRLSSISSGDSGVYSCKSENQYGRINSTSLHLDVQYAPKPPSVSVSPSGEIMEGSSVTLTCSSDANPAANYTWYKEDEDSPTASGQNFTITNITAEHGGKYQCEVQNTHGRSKATFHLTVGAVSPVSWRSALIGSAAAVFLAVTLLSVFLLIRKKRNSHQSADPGDRLDHSEQRLHNQSKENCDLNYASVHFRKRETDPSEHKEAEEVVYAPVKFNRSAPRTSGRDTGEDPALFYSTVQKHPAV, encoded by the exons ATGAGTGTAACTGCAGCAGCCAGTGGATTTGTTGTCCTTCTTCTCACTGTGACAG TGGTACAGTGTGAGAATGGCTGGGATGTGAGTTACACTTCTACTGAGATCTGTGCCGTCAGAGGATCAACAGTGGACATTACCTGTACCTACACATACCCATCCACATTTAATAACCATGATACTACAGTTCAGGAAACTATCTGGTTCATTAAAGAGAGTAATGGGATTTACGTTGATCTAAGGACTGATCCGGAGTATTCAGGTCGTGTGGAGAatctctgtggaaacaacaaGTGCACTCTGAGAATCTCTaacctgagagagagcgacTCAGCTGTGTACAAGTTCAGGTTCACAACAAACCAACCTACTGGGAGCTTAACTGGTTCAGCTggagtcactctgtctgtcacag aCCCTCAGCTCCAGGTACATGTGAGGAGATCAACAGCCAATCCATCTTCTACCTGGACAGAGCTGACCTGTCACAGCAGGTGTCAGCTCCCTGATCATCTTTCCTACGTTTggtacaataacaataaacctGTTGGacgaaaaaaatactttcacctCCGACACTTTAATCCTGAAGACAGCTATCACTGTGCTATAGAAGGACAGGAGCGTTTCACTTCTCCTACAGTGT ACGCTGCaaagcctccctctgtgtcagtgagtccctctggtgagatcatggagggcagctcagtgactctgacctgcagcagtgatgctaacCCAGCAGCTAAATACACCTGGTACAAGGAGAACCAGACTTTGCTCAACAGAACAGCTCAGCTGGTTTTCAGCTCCATCCGGTCGTCAGACTCTGGAGAATATTACTGCGCAGCTGAGAATGAGAACACGGCGTCTAAACGAGtcttaataaatgtgaaat ATGCTCCACAgtcctcctctgtgtcagtgagtccctctggtgagatcatggagggcagctcggtgactctgacctgcagcagtgatgctaacCCAGCAGCTCACTACACCTGGTACAAGGAGAACCGAACTCTGCTTCAAGGACCAGAGGGCGTTTAtcgtctctcctccatcagctctggGGACAGCGGGGTCTACTCCTGCAAGTCTGAGAATCAGTACGGACGGATCAACTCCACGTCTCTACACTTAGACGTCCAGT ACGCTCCaaagcctccctctgtgtcagtgagtccctctggtgagatcatggagggcagctcagtgactctgacctgcagcagtgatgctaacCCAGCAGCTAACTACACCTGGTacaaggaggacgaggactcACCAACAGCATCAGGACAAAACTTCACCATCACTAATATCACAGCTGAACATGGTGGAAAGTATCAGTGTGAGGTCCAGAACACACACGGACGTAGTAAGGCCACGTTTCATCTGACTGTTGGAGCAG TTTCACCTGTATCATGGAGATCAGCACTCATTggatcagctgctgcagttttccTCGCTGTGACTCTCCTCTCCGTGTTCCTACTGATCAG aaaaaagagaaactctcATCAATCTGCTGATCCTGGGGACAGACTTGACCACAGTgagcag cGTCTACACAATCAGTCTAAGGAAAACTGTGACCTCAACTACGCCAGTGTCCACTTCAGGAAGAGGGAGACGGATCCCAGTGAACAcaaggaggcggaggaggttGTGTACGCTCCTGTCAAGTTTAACAGATCTGCCCCTAG AACCAGCGGTCGGGACACCGGAGAGGATCCAGCTTTATTTTACAGCACAGTCCAAAAACATCCTGCTGTTTAG